A region of Streptomyces halobius DNA encodes the following proteins:
- a CDS encoding DUF397 domain-containing protein, whose translation MSPDLDLAAAEWVKSSYSEGNGGACVEFSRDLAHRPHGLVPVRDSKDPDGPALIFPATGWSSFVSAVKRGDFTA comes from the coding sequence ATGAGCCCGGACTTGGATCTGGCCGCCGCCGAGTGGGTCAAGTCGTCCTACAGCGAAGGCAACGGCGGGGCATGTGTCGAGTTCTCCCGCGATCTCGCCCACCGCCCCCACGGCCTCGTCCCCGTCCGCGACAGCAAGGACCCCGACGGCCCGGCGCTCATCTTCCCCGCCACCGGCTGGTCCTCGTTCGTCTCGGCCGTCAAGCGCGGCGACTTCACCGCCTGA
- a CDS encoding helix-turn-helix domain-containing protein — protein MDETTPPELFNPLQRFGQDIKRVRLGRKLTQKHLGTATGYTDAYICMVESGKQKASEKFAKGCDVAFGTNGLFEGLLRRIDEGEHPSWFVPYLKLERKASKILTYETNLVAGIVQTEDYARTVFRVSNPRASAEGIEDKVAARLRRREVFERDSPPLLWVILHEACLRTVIGGAEVMAGQLDYLRTVAASPHVELQVVPFSAGIPATSTMPFIVLRFPNSPTVLYTETRVGARMHDSEQTVDAALDDYDRLRARALSPDGSLTLIKTLLKEYRA, from the coding sequence TTGGACGAGACGACCCCACCCGAGCTCTTCAATCCGCTCCAGCGCTTCGGCCAGGACATCAAGCGGGTACGCCTGGGCCGCAAGCTAACCCAGAAGCACTTAGGCACGGCCACGGGCTACACCGATGCGTACATCTGCATGGTGGAGTCCGGAAAGCAGAAGGCGAGCGAGAAGTTCGCCAAGGGCTGCGATGTGGCGTTCGGGACGAACGGGCTCTTCGAGGGGCTGCTGCGGAGGATCGATGAGGGCGAGCATCCGTCGTGGTTCGTGCCGTACCTGAAGCTGGAGCGAAAGGCGTCGAAAATCCTGACCTACGAGACGAACCTCGTGGCAGGCATCGTTCAGACGGAGGACTACGCGCGGACCGTGTTCCGCGTATCCAACCCTCGGGCCAGTGCAGAGGGGATCGAAGACAAGGTTGCAGCCCGGCTACGGCGGCGTGAGGTGTTCGAGCGGGACAGTCCGCCGTTGCTGTGGGTCATCCTTCATGAGGCATGTCTACGAACCGTCATCGGTGGCGCCGAGGTCATGGCAGGGCAGCTTGACTATCTGAGGACGGTAGCCGCGTCACCACACGTCGAACTCCAGGTCGTGCCGTTCTCAGCGGGCATTCCAGCCACGTCCACGATGCCCTTCATCGTGTTGCGCTTCCCCAACTCCCCAACGGTGCTTTACACGGAGACCCGGGTAGGAGCCAGGATGCACGACTCCGAACAAACGGTCGACGCCGCCCTGGATGATTATGATCGTCTCAGGGCACGTGCGTTGTCCCCGGACGGATCGCTGACCCTGATCAAGACTCTGCTGAAGGAGTACAGAGCATGA